The following nucleotide sequence is from Pedobacter sp. PACM 27299.
GATGACCACTATGGCGCAGCCTTTGGCCACATAAAAGTTCCATTTCAATTTATCATGAAGCAGATAAATCAGGATGTTGCTGAGGAATAGGCCCACGAGGGCGATCATAAAAAACTTACCGAATTGCGTGAAGCTGGCTCCGTCATGGTCTTCAAAGGTCCAGTTGCGATTGAGGGTGTAATTGGAGGCCGTAGCCACCATAAATCCCAATGAACTGGATACATATTTATGGATCTTAAGTTTTTCCTTGCAGAGGTAGGTAATGCCAAAATCTATGGCCAGACCAGAAAATCCCACCACACCGAATCTGATAAACTTATACAGTAAAGTAGGACTAAATTCAATTACGGCAAGCTTCATCATAGAAATAGAAATCGGTACGTTTCGCAAAAGTACATATTAATTTCATTTTCGGAGGATTTCAAACTCCTTAAAGCTTCAGGGATGGTTCGGGAAGAGACCTGCTGGCCTGTGGGGGGAGGAAGGGGTTCGGTTAGGGTTTGGATAGCAGAGACTAAGGCAACCCTACGCGACCCCTAACCGAACCCCTTCCTCTCCCCATTGTAAGGCAGGTCTCTTCCCGAACACTTCCCGACCAGTACCAGTAAAAAACTTCAATTCCCCAATAGTATCTTCTACTGAAATTATTTATCTACTTAGAGTAATTCCTGGGCATTACTAAACGTCTACCCTTTAAATCTGATTTCTTCCTGACATCTTTGAAATTAGTACGCTAAGCTCAGGATGTTTTATTTTGATCCGGGCTGGTCGTTTTCTTTATTCTGATCAATTAAATGATGAATGCGCTGCACAGTGGCTGCTGATCTCCAATCATCTTCTGGTGTATGCAGCACATAGTCCAGCAACTGATCAATGGTACTGGTAGCCACATGAATTCTGGAATCTGAAGCAGCGTAATAAATAAACACCTTACCATCTTCATCTGCAATCCAGCCATTACTGAACACCACATTAGACACATCACCAATGCGCTCTGATCCTTCTGGTGCAATAAAATATCCAGCAGGTTTATGCGTCACCAGACTAAGGTTATTAAGGTCTGTCATGAACATATAAAGTACGTACCTCAGTCCTGCAGCAGTATTTCTAACGCCATGAGCCAGGTGCAGCCAGCCGTATTTTGTTTTTATTGGTGCTGGTCCTTGTCCGTTTTTAGCTTCATAAACGGTATGATATTCTTTTCTATCAATCACCTGTTCTTCGGGAATCTCTGCATTTTCCATAGATTCGGAAAGTCCAAAAGCAATTCCTCCGCCGTTACCTGCTTCAATAAAAGAATCCTGAGGGCGGGTATAAAACGCATATTTTCCGTTTACAAACTCTGGATGCAGCACCACATTTCGCTGCTGCTGAGAGCCTGTTTTCAAGTCTGCCAGGCGTTCCCAGCTCAACAAATCTTTACTTCGGATAATTCCACATTGTGCCAATGCTGCCGACTGGTCTCCTATCGATGCGGAAGGATCTCTTCTTTCCGTACAAAACAACCCGTACACCCATCCATCTTCATGCGCTGTTAGCCGCACATCATACACATTGGTATCCGGCAAATCTGTTTCAGGAATCACTACCGGGTATTCCCAGAATTTAAACTGGTCAATCCCATTATCGCTTTCCGCAATGGCGAAGAAAGATTTCCTATCGCTAGCCTCTACTCTGGCCATCAACAGGTATTTATTGTTCCACTTGATTGCCCCGGCATTGAATACAGAGTTGATGCCAATCCGTTCCATCAGATAAGGGTTATTTTCTTTGCTCAAATTATAACGCCAGTAAAGCGGCGTATGGGCAGCAGTTAATACTGGATTTTCATAACGGTTGAAAATACCATTTCCTAAGTTTTCAGATTTGTTTCTGCGCGTAATTAAAGACTGATGGGCGCGGCTCAGCTCCTCCAGTCTTTTGTCGTAATCCATCATATAATTCTATTAATCTTCGAGTTTATTCCACCAGGTTCTTTTCAGGATGAACACAATCACAGCCAATATGGCGATGGTGATCATCAATGGCATTTTCATCATTAAAATCAGGTACATTGGTAACAGGGTGAGGCAAAGCTGTGCGATAATGCCCAGCAGCACATTGAACATATCCCTGCCAAAATTCTTGTTCGCCTCAAAGGAAGGGTCATCTTTTAAGACCATTTCATGAACGGGCTTCCAGAATCCCCATGGCCGCACTGTCTTATAAAAACTTTTCAAGGTATTTTCATCTGTGGGCGGTGCCATATATGTCCCGATCACTGATCCAGCTAAGGAAAGCAGGAACAGCAATGGGAAATAGTATAGAAATTCTACACCAGAGAAGAATCTCGTAAATACCAAGGCAGCTACAATACCAGTAAACATTCCCCAGAAAAAACCGTTGGAATTGAACCTCCACCAATGCCATTTCAGTACGTTTGCAGCGATATAGCCCCCATATAAAGCGGATACGATCCATTGCAGTACGCTATTTACATCTCTCGCAAAGAAACCTAGTATGATGCCTACGATAACGACCGATACACCGGATATATAGTTCATGGAAATGACCTTTTTAACAGAAGCATTCGGATTGATATATTTGAGGTATACATCATTTACGATATACGCCTGTGCAGCATTCAGTGTTCCGGAAAAAGTACCCATAAAAGCACCTAGCAAGCCTGTTAATACCAATCCGAACAAACCTACAGGTACAAAACTTTTGATACTTGCCGGTAAAATTCTTTCGTAATCTATCGCTCCGTCCAGCCCTTTTAAGTTCATTTGATCGTAGTAAAGAATACCTAAAACGGTGAGTCCTACAATCAGGGAATACCTGATCGGCAGCAATACAATAGATACAAAGCCACTCATTTTACTGGCTTCTTTTGGCGATTTTGTAGATAAGATCTTTTGCATATCATAGTTTGGTGGCGGGCCTGCAAGAGAGGCAAAAACCCCTTTGAACAGCATCATCATAAAGAAAATGCTGAATAAAGAATAGCCATCACTTTCAATTTTTTTATTGACATCGTCGATAATACCGGTCCAATTGAGCTCCAAATGTGTTCCGAAGAAAGGGTTATCCCAACCTTTTGGCACATTTAAATGCTGCCCATGCAAGTTAATCATGGCAATCACGGCTATAGAAATACAAACCACTGTCATGATGGCGTACTTGATCATGTCGCCAAACACGATCCCATGCATTCCTCCTAAAATGGAATAAAACATCGCAAAAAGCGTGAATATGATACCGTAAAAGTGAGGTACATAATGCGGGGAGACTTCAAAGGGCACATATCCTTTCACAAATTCCCAGGGAATAAAGATTTCGACAAACTTCCCTAGACCTATAAAACCATAAGCGAGGAAGCCCAGACAGCTCAATAGTGCAAAGGCCACCACTACCTTGTGTGAAGCACCAACTCCTTTTCCTTCCAATCCGAACCTAGTAGACAACCATTCGGCGCCAGTAGTCGCATTGGAACGCCTCAGCCATTTGGACAAATACATCATCAGAAAGACCTGATTAAATACCGGCCATAACCATGGAATCCAAATACTTTTCATGCCATAAACAAAGCAAAGGCTCACCATCCACATCGTGCCGCTAATGTCAAACATATCAGAGGCATCGCTTAATCCCAGTTTATACCAAGGCAATGATTTACCTCCCATGATATAACTCTGGTTATTCTCTTTAGCCTTTTTACGGTACCAAAAACCTATAACAATGGTGCTAATCAGATAAGTAATGATAATGAGCACATCAATGAGTTGAAACTTCATAAAATCAAAACTATACTATTTTCGCATACAGGTTCAATACTATTTTAACAATTAATTGTATTCACAAAACAAAAAGACTTATTACTATGGCATTAGTACTAATTTAGACTAGTACTATTTTAACATAAAGCTAATTCATTACGACTCAATTATTATATTTATATGATGGCCAATAATATAGTCAGGGAAATTACCCCTTTAACACAAAGCGATTGCTTTACTATCTTTTCCAGAACTAAAAAGGAGTTCGATTTCCCCTTACACTACCACGAGGAGTACGAATTGAACTTGATTCTCCATGCGGAAGGGGCAAAAAGAATTGTTGGAGATCATATTGAGGTGATCACAAATGCAGAACTGGTATTTATTGGCCCCAATCTATACCATGCCTGGTTTACTCATCAATGTAAAGGCGAGGAGATTCTGGAAATCACCATTCAGTTTCACAAAGACCTGTTTGACGATCGCCTGCTCAAAAGAAATCAATTGAGTTTCATTTCTAATATGTTTGAACGGGCACAAAAAGGGATATTGTTTGCTGCGGATACGATTGAAAGATTGACTCCACGCATCCTTTCTTTAAGTCAGAAAAAGGGTTTCGACTCGGTGCTGGAGCTTTTTTCTATTCTTCACGACTTGTCAATTTCCAGAAACATGCGCACGTTATCAAATTCCAGTTTCAATAATGAGCAGTTCAATTACAACAGCCGAAGGATAGAAAAAGCGTTTGATTACATGAACATGAATTACAATCGCGGCGTTTCACTGGAAGAAGTAGCGAAGGCGGCAAGTATGCCGGAAGTATCTTTCAGCAGGTTCATCAAGAAAAGGACAGGGAGCACTTTTATCGACAGCTTAAATGAGATCCGCTTAG
It contains:
- a CDS encoding AraC family transcriptional regulator; this translates as MMANNIVREITPLTQSDCFTIFSRTKKEFDFPLHYHEEYELNLILHAEGAKRIVGDHIEVITNAELVFIGPNLYHAWFTHQCKGEEILEITIQFHKDLFDDRLLKRNQLSFISNMFERAQKGILFAADTIERLTPRILSLSQKKGFDSVLELFSILHDLSISRNMRTLSNSSFNNEQFNYNSRRIEKAFDYMNMNYNRGVSLEEVAKAASMPEVSFSRFIKKRTGSTFIDSLNEIRLGHATKMLISSTQTISEIAYKCGFNNISNFNRIFKKKKNCTPKEFRDSFSGTRSFI
- a CDS encoding sodium:solute symporter family protein, coding for MKFQLIDVLIIITYLISTIVIGFWYRKKAKENNQSYIMGGKSLPWYKLGLSDASDMFDISGTMWMVSLCFVYGMKSIWIPWLWPVFNQVFLMMYLSKWLRRSNATTGAEWLSTRFGLEGKGVGASHKVVVAFALLSCLGFLAYGFIGLGKFVEIFIPWEFVKGYVPFEVSPHYVPHFYGIIFTLFAMFYSILGGMHGIVFGDMIKYAIMTVVCISIAVIAMINLHGQHLNVPKGWDNPFFGTHLELNWTGIIDDVNKKIESDGYSLFSIFFMMMLFKGVFASLAGPPPNYDMQKILSTKSPKEASKMSGFVSIVLLPIRYSLIVGLTVLGILYYDQMNLKGLDGAIDYERILPASIKSFVPVGLFGLVLTGLLGAFMGTFSGTLNAAQAYIVNDVYLKYINPNASVKKVISMNYISGVSVVIVGIILGFFARDVNSVLQWIVSALYGGYIAANVLKWHWWRFNSNGFFWGMFTGIVAALVFTRFFSGVEFLYYFPLLFLLSLAGSVIGTYMAPPTDENTLKSFYKTVRPWGFWKPVHEMVLKDDPSFEANKNFGRDMFNVLLGIIAQLCLTLLPMYLILMMKMPLMITIAILAVIVFILKRTWWNKLED
- a CDS encoding GtrA family protein codes for the protein MMKLAVIEFSPTLLYKFIRFGVVGFSGLAIDFGITYLCKEKLKIHKYVSSSLGFMVATASNYTLNRNWTFEDHDGASFTQFGKFFMIALVGLFLSNILIYLLHDKLKWNFYVAKGCAIVVISLWNFFANYLYTFSS
- a CDS encoding glycoside hydrolase family 130 protein, yielding MMDYDKRLEELSRAHQSLITRRNKSENLGNGIFNRYENPVLTAAHTPLYWRYNLSKENNPYLMERIGINSVFNAGAIKWNNKYLLMARVEASDRKSFFAIAESDNGIDQFKFWEYPVVIPETDLPDTNVYDVRLTAHEDGWVYGLFCTERRDPSASIGDQSAALAQCGIIRSKDLLSWERLADLKTGSQQQRNVVLHPEFVNGKYAFYTRPQDSFIEAGNGGGIAFGLSESMENAEIPEEQVIDRKEYHTVYEAKNGQGPAPIKTKYGWLHLAHGVRNTAAGLRYVLYMFMTDLNNLSLVTHKPAGYFIAPEGSERIGDVSNVVFSNGWIADEDGKVFIYYAASDSRIHVATSTIDQLLDYVLHTPEDDWRSAATVQRIHHLIDQNKENDQPGSK